The DNA sequence TATATCAGGGAATATCAGTGCACCATCATCCTGCTTGTGCCTACGATGTACCATATGCTGATAGATACAGATGAATTTAAGGAAGGCTCGTTTGAATCCATGAGGGTATTTCTTTCAGGAGGTGCTCCGTGCCCGCTTTCAATTTATGAAGAATTCAGGAGGAAAGGATTGCACTTCAAAGAGGGCTACGGCATGACGGAAGCCGGGCCGAATAATTTTTATATCTCCCCGCAGGAAGCTGTGCTGAAAAAAGGATCCATCGGAAGGCCGATGCTGTTCAACACGGTGAAGATCCTGGCAGAAACAGGCGTCGAGGCAGGAAATGGAGAAGTTGGAGAGGTTTTGATAAAGGGGCGCCATGTCTTTTCCTGCTACTGGAATAATGAAGAGGCCACAAAGGACGCAGTAAGAGATGGCTGGCTCTATACCGGTGACCTCGCAAAAGTCGATGATGAAGGATTTTTCTATATAGTCGGACGGAAGAAGGATATGATCATCACCGGAGGGGAAAATGTATATCCGCTCGAAGTGGAGCAGTGGCTGGGCTCCTGCCCGCAAGTGGATGAAGTATCTGTCATTGGGATCGATGACCGGAAATGGGGGGAAGCAGTAACGGCATTCATTGTGCTGAAGGAAGCAGCTGCCATGACCAAAGATGAGATAAAGGGTTATTGCAGGCAAAAGCTCGCTGCTTATAAAGTACCTAAATTCATTTATTTTCTTGATAAACTTCCAAAGACCCATGTGGGAAAGATCGACAAAAAGCAGCTGAAAATGACTGCGGCAGAAATGGCAGCTGCTAAAGAAGGATAATTCGGCATCCCTATCGAATAAAAGGGTACTCCCGGCGGCTGAAAGCCTGCTGGAAACAACTGGGGAGATCCTTATGATTACAGAGAAAATGCTGGAAGGCGAAAATATCAGACTAGGCTATTTTGCGGAAAAAGATCTGGAAAACATATTGGAGTGGCATACAGGAGAGCTTTTTATGCGCCATCTTGATGCGGTGCCTGTAAAGCCGCGGACGAAGGATGACCTGAAAAAGCAATGGCTGGAGGAAACCAGTGATGCGTTCCGATTTGCTGTCATCCATAAAAACACTGAAAAGGTAATCGGGTTTGCTGAGGTTAATGGTGTGCTTTGGACGCATAAGACTGCCTGGGTCAGCCTGGGCATCGGCAGCGAAGAGCACTGGGGGAAAGGATATGGAAGAGAAGCGCTTCAATGTCTGATTGACTATAGCTTCAATGAACTGAATCTCCATCGCCTTCAGCTTACCGTGTTTTCCTATAACAGCCGGGCCATCAGGCTGTATGAAAAATTCGGCTTTAAAAAAGAAGGAGCCTTCCGTGAGTTTATGGAACGAAACGGGCAAAGATATGATATGTTCCTCTATGGACTCCTCCGCAGAGAAAGGCAGAAAAGTCCGGAATGACAGATTCCGGGCTTTTTGTGCTGACAAGATAATTGCGGCGGGCAGGAATGACCGACAGGGCGATTATATCGGTCACTCTTGGACAGAAGCAAGAGGGGTTGCTTTACCCCTTCCCCCTACAAATCCCTCCCCGCCTTCTCAAGCCTATGAACAATCACCAAATCAACTGCAAAACAGCATAGCAGAAGAATGAGCACCCCGGCAAAAGGCAGGATGGCGGCAGCTGGCGAGGCAAGGCTCGCCCCGGTTAAGAGAACGAAAGAGTAGAGTGATAAAGCTTTGGCGCGCCGCTCTCCGCCCAATGATCCAATCAATGTGATGATCGAAGGAATCAAGAGAGAGATCGAGGCGACGAAAGAGACTGATAGAATAACAAGCATTTCCGCCCCTGTGAGAAGAAGGCACATGCTCAGGATCCCAAGCCAAAGGCCGGTTATTAGTGTGCGGTAAACCCCGAATGTTTCAATTAACTTGCCGGTGAAAAGGGATAAAATGGCGCCTGCCATGCCTGCCGCCCTAAGAAGGAACAGTTCCTGGAAGGTGCCGCTGAATTGCCGCGCAAGGCTGTCATAGAAAGCTGCAAACGAAAACAGCAGAGTAAAAGCAATCACATAGCATGACAGAAGCCTGGTATTTTTCAGCAGGACCGCAAAGGATGAAAAGACGCTTCCCTGGACTGCAGGCTTTCCTGTCGCAGGCAGCAAAATCCAGGCCAAAATGAATAGCGCGAGATAGCATACAGAAAAAAATAAAAAGACAGATTGCCAGCCATAATGCAGGGTAAGGACAGAGCTGATCAGCTGGCCGAGTATGCCTGCAAGGAGAAAGCCCGTATTGATGAGCACAAGCAGAAGCGTTCTTCCGCGGCCCGAAAATAAGTCGGAAGAATAGGCAAAAGCCACAGGTGCAAAACTTCCGAGAACAAATCCCTGAAGTGACCGGAGGAAGTGAAGGCTGACTTCACTGCCGGAAAGTCCGACCGCAAAGGTGGCAAGCGCAGAAGCGAGCATCCCAAAGACAATGACCTTCTTTCTGCCTGCCCTGTCTGACAGGGGGCCGAATGTTAAAAGGCCCATGGCATAAAAGATGGAAAAAAGGCTTCCGGCTGTGATGATTGCTCCTTCATCTGCATGGAGAGAGGCGGCCATTTCACCGTATATGGGAATGAGGGTATAAATATTCGAAGCGACCAGTATCCCGGAAATGACAAGCAGGGCTCCGGAGACGGACAAACCTGGTTTCATAGCGTGAGTTATCCCTCCTTTTTTGAAATTTTTGGGGCTTGAAGATTCTTATGCTTACGCTACAGCCTGCGTTTCTTTATGGATTTGTCTCTTTTGTTTTTATCAATATATGCACGCGGGGATGTGCTGGAAAGTTGTTCCCATCCAGGTGTATCCCATTGGCAACAGTGACGGAAAAATAGTATAATAATAGATAAATAAGGACAGCCGCTTCCATGCTGTCTGGTATAAAAATAGAGTTGTTTTTTCCAAAGGCGCAGAACAAGCTGCGCCTTTTTCGCACTTAAATAGCAGAATGAAGGGTATCCGAAAAGCCTTCACGGCCGAACGGAATCCGGAAGATGGATAATAGGGGAGGACCACGGATGTCTGTACGTTTTATATTAGGCCGGAGCGGCAGCGGCAAGACTTCGCTCTGCCTTGAAGAAATCAGGGAGAAAATGAAAATCGAGCCGAATGGCCATCCAGTTGTTTATCTGGTGCCTGAGCAGATGACGTTTCTTTCGGAATATAAGCTCATCACAACCCCGGGGCTTGGCGGGATGATCCGTACACAGGTCTTGTCATTTACAAGGCTTGCCTGGAAGGTGCTGCAGGAAACAGGCGGGATCAGCCGCTATCATTTGAACAGCACCGGCGTTAATATGCTCATCAGAAAAATAATTGAAGATAAAAAAGATGAACTGAAAATCTTTCAGCGGGCGGCAGGCAAGAACGGCTTTATCGGCCAAATGGAGCAGATGCTGACAGAATTCAAACGGTACTGCATTGAGCCGGGAGCTCTTGCAGGGAAACGGGAAGAACTTGAATCCCGAAGGGGCAGCAGGGGGCTTCAGGACAAGCTGCATGATATGGAATTGATCTATAAGCAGTTCGAAGAAGGCCTTCTTGGCAAGTACGTAGATTCTGAAGACTATTTCCGCCTTCTTACTGAAAAAGCAGGGATGTCGGAGTACCTGAAAAATGCCGAGGTGTATATCGACGGCTTTTACAGCTATACGCCCCAGGAATATATGATCATCGAGCAGCTTATCAGAGTCTGCAAAAGAGTGACGGTGACATTTACGCTTGACAGGCCATATAAAACAGCAGTCCCGGAAGATCTTCATCTTTTCAGGATGTCGGCAGAATCATACCAGTCGGTCTATGAGATTGCGGGGATGGCCGGGGCCGAGATGGAACAGGAAGTGCTTCTCAATGGTCAGCAGCGCTGGGACAATGACTCGCTCCGCCATATGGAAAGAGCCTTCAGCAGCAGGCCTGCCGAGCCTTTTGCAGGAAAAGCAAACGTCCATATTGCACAGGCAGTGAACAGGAGAGCAGAAATAGAAGGTGCGGCCAGAGAGATTAAGAGACTGGCAGCAGAAGAGGGATACCGATTTAAAGACATTGCCCTTTTAATGAGGAATGGATCAGTTTACCATGACATCATTGAAACCATCTTTGATGATTACGGGATTCCGTTTTTTATCGATCAAAAGCGGACGATGATGAACCATCCGCTTATTGAGCTTATCCGCTCATCACTTGAGGTCATTACCGGCTACTGGAGGTATGAGCCTGTTTTTCGCGCAGTCAAAACCGAACTGCTGTTTCCGTCCCGGGCGGATCTTGGCGTGATCAGGGAAAAAATGGACAAGCTTGAAAACTATGTTCTGGCATATGGTGTCCAGGGCGAGAAGTGGACAAAAAAGGACCGCTGGAATTACCGCCGCATCAGGGGGCTTGAATTTGAGCAGATCGTCCAGACCGACTTGGAAAAAGAGCGGGAAGAAGAGCTGAATCAAATGAGGGACCTGATCGCTGCACCGATACTCCGGCTCTCCAGGAGGCTTAAGAAGGCCGACAGCGGAAGAAGGCTGTGCGAGGCTGTCTATCTTTATTTGGAGGAATTGGATATACCGACGAAGCTGGAGCGCTGGAAGCTGGAAGAGGAAGATAAGGGGAATCTTGTAAAGGCAAGGGAACATGATCAGGCCTGGAATGCTGTCATGGAGCTTCTGGACCAGTTTGTAGAAATGCTCGGGGATGAGAAGATCAGCATGAAGCAGTTTGCCTCAATCCTTGATTCAGGAATGGAATCTCTCCGCTTCTCTCTTGTTCCGCCGGCTATGGACCAGGTGCTCGCAGCAGATCTGGACAAATCTCGTTTGTCGGATATAAAGGCAGCGTTTGTCATCGGGCTGAATGAGGGTGTCCTGCCTGGCAAGTTCACTGAGGAAGGAGTGCTTGCTGATGCTGACCGGGAGAAGCTTCTGCAGTCAGGGCTTAAAATTGCCCATGGCAGCAAGGTCAGGCTCCTGGATGAGGATTTTCTGGCTTATCGCGCCTTTTCCACACCTTCCTCCCATCTGTACATCAGCTATCCGCTCGCCAATGAAGAGGGCAAGGCACTGATGCCGTCGCCTTATATCAGCCGGGCAAACGAACTGTTCCCGGAGGCGGGGCAGCTGATGTGGATGGCCGATCCGTTCGAACTTCCTGAGGAGGAGCAGCTATTATTCGCCATGAACGAGGATACGAGTCTTTCTTATCTGGCTTCCCAGCTCCAGATGAATAAAAGAGGCTATAAAATCAGCGGAATCTGGTGGGATGTCTACAATTATTATCATGCCCATCCAAGGCTCGGGGACACGGCCAGAAAAGTACTTTCCAGCCTGCATTACGAAAACAGAACGGCCAGGCTTTCGGAAGAGGCTGCCAAGGAGCTTTACGGGGAAACGATCCAGGCAAGTGTATCAAGGATGGAGCTTTTCCACAGCTGCCCATTTTCACATTTTGCCCAGCATGGCCTGAAGCTCCGGGACAGGAAGGTCTTCCGCCTGGAAGCGCCGGATATCGGAGATCTGTTCCATGCTGCGTTGAAATTCATAGCTGAGACCGTCATGGATAAAAGGATGTCCTGGTCTGACATGACAAGGCAGGAATGCGAGAAGCTTGCCAAAGAAGCGGTGGAGATGCTTGCGCCAAAGCTTCAGAATGAGATACTGCTGAGCTCGAACCGCCACTTTTATATCAAGCGTAAGCTCGAAAATATCATCAGCAGGGCTTCGTATATACTGAGCGAGCACAGCAGGGCAAGCGGGTTCTCCCCAGTCGGCCTTGAGCTCGGCTTTGGCCCTAAGGATAAACTTCCGCCTCTGTCCTTTAAGTTGAGGAATGGGACGAACATGGAGCTGGTCGGCCGGATTGATCGGGTTGATAAAGCGGAAAATGAAAATGGCGTATACCTTCGGGTGATCGATTATAAATCCAGCGCAAGGGATCTGAATATCAGTGAAGTCTACTATGGGCTTGCTCTGCAGATGCTTACCTACCTGGACATCATCATCACCCACTCAGGGGATATAGCAGGGAAAAAGGCCGATCCTGCAGGAGTCATGTACTTCCATGTCCATAATCCGATTGTGAACTCTCCGAAGCTTCTCACACTCGATGAGATTGAAGAGGAGATCTTTAAGAAGTTCAAAATGAACGGCCTTCTTCTCGGCGATGAAAATGTTTTAAGGCTCATGGACCAGACACTTGATTCCGGCGACTCCTCGATTATATCGGCTGGATTTAAAAAGGACGGCACCATCACGAAAAGGTCGAAGGTAGCCACAAGGGACGACTTCGAGAGCCTTCGGAAATTTGTCCGGGGAACCTACACAAAAACCGGGGACGCGATCATCAGCGGATCAGCAGATATTTCCCCTTATAAAATGAAGGACAAGGTGCCTTGTACATTCTGTTCGTTCAAGTCAGTCTGCCAGTTTGATGAATCGGTTGAATCGAATGAGTACAGGGTGCTTTCCCCTAAGTCAAATGAAGAACTGATGGATAAGATACGAAAGGAGGCGGGAGAGAATGGCTAAAGCTATTATTCCTCCAAAGCCGGAGGGGGCAGCCTGGACAGATGACCAGTGGAAGGCAATCATGGCTTCGGGCCAGGATATCCTTGTGGCTGCAGCTGCAGGCTCCGGAAAAACGGCAGTGCTGGTTGAAAGGATCATCAATAAGATCGTATCCAGGGAAGAGCCGGTCAATGTGGATGAGCTCCTCGTCGTGACCTTTACGAATGCGTCTGCCGCAGAGATGAGGCACAGGATCGGGGAGGCACTTGAGAAGGCGATAAACAGGGATCCGCAGTCTGCGCATTTGCGCAAGCAGCTCAGCCTGCTGAGCAGGGCTTCGATTTCCACTCTTCATTCATTCTGCCTTGAAGTGATCCGGAAATATTATTATCTGATCGATATCGATCCCGGCTTCCGCATTGCCGATGAGACAGAGGGGCAGCTCCTCAGGGATGAAGTCCTTGAAGAACTGTTCGAAGAAGAATACGGCAAGGAAAACAATGAAGACTTTTACCGGCTGGTCGATGCTTTCACGAGCGACAGGAGTGACACAGCCCTCCAGGATATCATCAGGGAACTGTACGATTTTGCACGGTCCAATCCGGCACCAGATCAATATCTCGATAAAATCTCGGACATGTACGAAGTCAGCAGTGATGCAAAACTGGAAGAGCTTCCGTTCATGTCAAGCGTCTTGTTTGATATCGGACTGCAGCTTGAGGGAGCAAGGCAGCTGCTGGAAAATGCGCTTGAGCTTGCCAAAACGCCTGGCGGGCCTGCTCCAAGGGCAGAGAATTATATGGACGATATCAGGGCAGTTGAGACCTTGATTGCCGCAAACAATGATTCCTGGTCCAGTTTAAATGAAGCCATGCAGCTTTGGAGCTTTGGCCGTGCGAAAAATTGCAAAGGCGATGAATATGATCCCGATCTGGTCAAGCAGGCCCAAAAGTATAGAGATAAGGCAAAGAAAATGATCCAGGATCTGCAGGCGGAATTCTTTTCGCGCAGGCCGGAAAGCTTCATCCGGGATATTGGGGAGATGAAGCCGCATATCGATGTACTCGTCCGGCTCGTCCGGTCCTTTTCAGAGAAATTCAACAGTGTGAAAAGTGAGAAGGGACTTGTTGACTTTGCTGATCTGGAGCATTT is a window from the Bacillus infantis NRRL B-14911 genome containing:
- a CDS encoding class I adenylate-forming enzyme family protein, producing the protein MWREIDWLTNRAGLSPGSVAVIDAEQGKSWTYKELNSRAEALAGWLLERGAAKGDRIALLAPNHISCLDFLFACGKIGAIFVPVNWRLAAEEIQAILADCTPVIIGYHYSFIELASRLQLHQYESVCLDETPFRMPGRPFIPPWQVDEEDPLAMIYTGGTTGKPKGAVLSHRAILWNAVNTAVSWGLTNQDTTITYLPMFHTGGINALTLPLLLAGGKVVLAGNYNPSDAARYIREYQCTIILLVPTMYHMLIDTDEFKEGSFESMRVFLSGGAPCPLSIYEEFRRKGLHFKEGYGMTEAGPNNFYISPQEAVLKKGSIGRPMLFNTVKILAETGVEAGNGEVGEVLIKGRHVFSCYWNNEEATKDAVRDGWLYTGDLAKVDDEGFFYIVGRKKDMIITGGENVYPLEVEQWLGSCPQVDEVSVIGIDDRKWGEAVTAFIVLKEAAAMTKDEIKGYCRQKLAAYKVPKFIYFLDKLPKTHVGKIDKKQLKMTAAEMAAAKEG
- the addB gene encoding helicase-exonuclease AddAB subunit AddB, translating into MSVRFILGRSGSGKTSLCLEEIREKMKIEPNGHPVVYLVPEQMTFLSEYKLITTPGLGGMIRTQVLSFTRLAWKVLQETGGISRYHLNSTGVNMLIRKIIEDKKDELKIFQRAAGKNGFIGQMEQMLTEFKRYCIEPGALAGKREELESRRGSRGLQDKLHDMELIYKQFEEGLLGKYVDSEDYFRLLTEKAGMSEYLKNAEVYIDGFYSYTPQEYMIIEQLIRVCKRVTVTFTLDRPYKTAVPEDLHLFRMSAESYQSVYEIAGMAGAEMEQEVLLNGQQRWDNDSLRHMERAFSSRPAEPFAGKANVHIAQAVNRRAEIEGAAREIKRLAAEEGYRFKDIALLMRNGSVYHDIIETIFDDYGIPFFIDQKRTMMNHPLIELIRSSLEVITGYWRYEPVFRAVKTELLFPSRADLGVIREKMDKLENYVLAYGVQGEKWTKKDRWNYRRIRGLEFEQIVQTDLEKEREEELNQMRDLIAAPILRLSRRLKKADSGRRLCEAVYLYLEELDIPTKLERWKLEEEDKGNLVKAREHDQAWNAVMELLDQFVEMLGDEKISMKQFASILDSGMESLRFSLVPPAMDQVLAADLDKSRLSDIKAAFVIGLNEGVLPGKFTEEGVLADADREKLLQSGLKIAHGSKVRLLDEDFLAYRAFSTPSSHLYISYPLANEEGKALMPSPYISRANELFPEAGQLMWMADPFELPEEEQLLFAMNEDTSLSYLASQLQMNKRGYKISGIWWDVYNYYHAHPRLGDTARKVLSSLHYENRTARLSEEAAKELYGETIQASVSRMELFHSCPFSHFAQHGLKLRDRKVFRLEAPDIGDLFHAALKFIAETVMDKRMSWSDMTRQECEKLAKEAVEMLAPKLQNEILLSSNRHFYIKRKLENIISRASYILSEHSRASGFSPVGLELGFGPKDKLPPLSFKLRNGTNMELVGRIDRVDKAENENGVYLRVIDYKSSARDLNISEVYYGLALQMLTYLDIIITHSGDIAGKKADPAGVMYFHVHNPIVNSPKLLTLDEIEEEIFKKFKMNGLLLGDENVLRLMDQTLDSGDSSIISAGFKKDGTITKRSKVATRDDFESLRKFVRGTYTKTGDAIISGSADISPYKMKDKVPCTFCSFKSVCQFDESVESNEYRVLSPKSNEELMDKIRKEAGENG
- a CDS encoding GNAT family N-acetyltransferase, encoding MITEKMLEGENIRLGYFAEKDLENILEWHTGELFMRHLDAVPVKPRTKDDLKKQWLEETSDAFRFAVIHKNTEKVIGFAEVNGVLWTHKTAWVSLGIGSEEHWGKGYGREALQCLIDYSFNELNLHRLQLTVFSYNSRAIRLYEKFGFKKEGAFREFMERNGQRYDMFLYGLLRRERQKSPE
- a CDS encoding MFS transporter; amino-acid sequence: MKPGLSVSGALLVISGILVASNIYTLIPIYGEMAASLHADEGAIITAGSLFSIFYAMGLLTFGPLSDRAGRKKVIVFGMLASALATFAVGLSGSEVSLHFLRSLQGFVLGSFAPVAFAYSSDLFSGRGRTLLLVLINTGFLLAGILGQLISSVLTLHYGWQSVFLFFSVCYLALFILAWILLPATGKPAVQGSVFSSFAVLLKNTRLLSCYVIAFTLLFSFAAFYDSLARQFSGTFQELFLLRAAGMAGAILSLFTGKLIETFGVYRTLITGLWLGILSMCLLLTGAEMLVILSVSFVASISLLIPSIITLIGSLGGERRAKALSLYSFVLLTGASLASPAAAILPFAGVLILLLCCFAVDLVIVHRLEKAGRDL